A genomic segment from Luteolibacter ambystomatis encodes:
- a CDS encoding alpha-2-macroglobulin family protein gives MKTLRVAVLALASTMPGLWAAPRLFVSTPTLTPESGIELILDRAVVPDESVGKTAANDWLVVEPALAGKLEWRAPNVARFLPDQVPALGTTYKFSVRGGHKHIDQSPVPAGQIATVESTAFRIEATSALNRYQEGFTPRTASWLLRFNDDVDPAAAAPFFSFESKDGGRVAAKTVRATAGQAGATSLDTYSWSQRFARMKAKTPRDPSATRPANDPYVQGLIVTPVTPLPVGQDWKLSVLAGLPNVANNAKVKDNSSQQLGNIDPLRVTAMNAVTTADEPREIVIDFNLALPKEIPANILKSAIRLTPEPENLDATIQGSELHLKGDFGDDEWEVSITPPLASYDGRALAAGASKKLIFERLEPSLALPSTEEAQLAAGSRQYRIQTVNVQQVHVRARQISGDSLVRAFQGYRHYTGSGHDGADIKPTAPVPFELVPGKTVLEKDFELGKDIDTSGEVTLEWDKLISGAPKHGTFFVEATGTLTEGVVHEEGRPSAQAFVQLTDIGLAWKLTKGEALLYAFSCSTGEPLPGVKIDVYGEDAKALQHATTDADGVARVPRGGEARHLRASLGDDSYITAFDNSLATVSLWRFPIHYSYDEQPESRRRVLVFTDRSLYRPGETVRLKGIVRNQRGNAIEAADQAKPHLVITDPREKELINKEITLSPNGTFDIEYKTPDGEVGWYAVKLEYTDEVKKSEELPEDAYEEKERIAGNATFHFQFRVEEFRRNAFEVEQKIVEPAPGVEAVKIDLAANYYQGQPVAAGNAEHYTRIADVNLYPDRYQDFLFGNHHEEDWRYWYRYFNYRERDGDDDERSTAEEGKAQLDATGKATFGVNLPKGDFPTTREITVSTEVTDANKQTLTASSMVTVHPAAIYVGVSRTDRLVRVGDKVPLKLVAVTPDGKPYGKPVTIETVTTREVNEQSKTENDEGATVTRNDAHEEPVSTGSATIQPAGNEKDGTLYEFSATVPGRHFVTFKGRDAQGHAFATTTTYWVYGSNEYPWAYEEGMKIKLVAEKKSYRPGDVARVLVLSPIEGSALVTVERESVLRSFTVPLKADKPVIEIPLNEDDAPNAFVSVLVIKGSKDSARDFKEPQLRLGYCELTVEDVRNRLSVKVAAENSTETLPVSTGGSTTQIATYRPGDEVILAGTVTRADGSPAPGAEVTLYAEDEGTLAVMGYENPDPMAFFHDPRELGVNSGTSLDNFISENPDNQSFFNKGFFVGDGDDAGGDLSKLLRKNFDPCATWAPTLVTDAQGKFRHSFKVPDTLTRYRVLAVATEKASRFGTVKTDIVVNKPLMLEPKAPRFANEADLVTPQVLVQNASGHRGTWKITFTPNGDTGTKPVCRALAETTQTVTLDPNGSTTVPFPIAVENTGEAVLRFQAEPVSVEGVSLTPVLARKLGDAVETRFPVNYPMPLIRQMKLVKLAGPAAEVDIRSQLDPALLEGKGDLQMEFSRSLLMEAGASVDYLLSYPHGCVEQTTSSLMPWFAVKSLRSVVPSFEKVPDEKVKKAIQAGANRLLSMQLPSGGFTYWPGGRDRVDWASSYAGLGLVMADKEGAAVPEEAINNLCNDLTTSLRGITDIRSAWDMESATRALWVLSLAGKPQQAYHNLLRDRIESVPPRARRFLALAIAATNADNAKAEALAVLNSTKPFKARDDSWMPWNPDAAMDVLAWATIDPNSPETTRTLDRLFRDRNPYGEWRTTWMNGWSLLALSTYAKTEPKRDSRIAVTLTTAKGADPFTLSAETPVASRSFTTGGPFKATVKSDSPAFMRLKLAAKPKIQPQQPVASNGLEITRFYERLKSDGKSEPLDRPAVGDLVRVTLRVTLPKDDTRYLVVEDLLPSVFETVNSDFASQSAANGGRTSQNDWDMSHSELRGDRAVFYFDQIWRRGTYSVTYLARCTVPGEVTAPPAKVESMYDPEKFALSASQIIRTK, from the coding sequence ATGAAAACGCTCCGTGTTGCGGTGCTGGCCCTTGCCTCCACCATGCCCGGCCTTTGGGCCGCGCCCCGTCTGTTCGTCTCGACTCCCACGCTCACTCCTGAAAGCGGGATCGAATTGATCCTCGACCGTGCCGTCGTGCCGGACGAGTCCGTTGGAAAAACCGCCGCCAATGACTGGCTGGTAGTCGAGCCCGCCCTCGCCGGGAAACTGGAATGGAGGGCACCGAACGTGGCACGGTTCCTGCCCGACCAGGTGCCGGCACTCGGGACGACCTACAAGTTCTCGGTGCGCGGCGGTCACAAGCATATCGACCAGTCGCCGGTGCCCGCCGGGCAGATCGCGACGGTGGAGAGCACGGCCTTCCGCATCGAGGCGACCAGCGCGCTCAACCGCTATCAGGAAGGCTTCACACCGCGCACCGCCTCGTGGCTGCTGCGTTTCAATGACGATGTCGACCCCGCGGCCGCCGCGCCGTTCTTCTCGTTCGAGAGCAAGGATGGCGGACGGGTGGCAGCGAAGACCGTGCGAGCCACCGCCGGACAGGCCGGAGCCACCAGCCTGGACACGTATTCGTGGAGCCAGCGCTTCGCCCGCATGAAGGCGAAGACGCCGCGCGATCCGAGTGCCACCCGCCCGGCCAACGATCCGTACGTGCAGGGACTGATTGTCACTCCGGTGACACCGCTGCCGGTCGGCCAGGATTGGAAGCTGTCGGTGCTCGCGGGCCTGCCGAACGTGGCGAACAACGCGAAGGTGAAGGACAACAGCAGCCAGCAGCTCGGCAACATCGATCCGCTCAGGGTCACCGCCATGAACGCCGTGACCACCGCCGACGAGCCGCGCGAGATCGTGATCGACTTCAACCTCGCGCTGCCGAAGGAAATCCCGGCGAACATCCTGAAGTCCGCGATCCGCCTGACACCGGAGCCGGAGAATCTCGACGCCACCATCCAAGGCAGCGAGCTGCATCTCAAGGGTGACTTCGGGGACGACGAGTGGGAGGTGAGCATCACGCCGCCACTGGCGTCCTACGATGGCCGGGCGCTGGCCGCGGGGGCATCGAAGAAACTCATCTTCGAACGCCTGGAACCCTCGCTGGCGCTGCCAAGCACCGAGGAAGCGCAGCTCGCCGCAGGCAGCCGCCAGTACCGCATCCAGACGGTGAACGTGCAGCAGGTACACGTGCGGGCACGCCAGATCTCCGGTGATTCGCTGGTGCGAGCATTCCAAGGCTACCGCCACTACACCGGCTCCGGCCACGATGGCGCGGACATCAAGCCGACCGCGCCGGTGCCGTTCGAACTGGTGCCGGGCAAGACCGTGTTGGAAAAGGATTTCGAGCTCGGCAAGGACATCGATACCTCCGGCGAAGTCACCTTGGAATGGGACAAGCTCATTTCAGGCGCGCCGAAGCACGGCACGTTCTTCGTGGAAGCCACCGGCACACTTACGGAAGGCGTCGTACATGAAGAAGGTCGTCCGTCCGCGCAGGCCTTCGTGCAGCTCACGGACATCGGCCTGGCGTGGAAGCTGACCAAAGGCGAGGCGCTGCTTTACGCGTTCTCATGCAGCACCGGCGAGCCTTTGCCGGGCGTGAAGATCGATGTCTATGGCGAGGATGCGAAGGCGCTCCAGCATGCCACCACCGATGCCGATGGCGTGGCCCGCGTGCCCCGCGGCGGGGAGGCGCGGCATCTGCGCGCGAGCCTCGGGGATGACAGCTACATCACCGCTTTCGACAACTCGCTGGCCACGGTCAGCCTGTGGCGTTTCCCGATCCACTATTCGTATGACGAGCAGCCGGAGTCGCGCCGCCGCGTGCTGGTCTTCACCGACCGCTCGCTCTACCGCCCCGGTGAAACCGTGCGGCTGAAGGGCATCGTGCGCAACCAGCGCGGCAACGCCATCGAGGCGGCCGACCAAGCCAAGCCCCATCTGGTGATCACCGATCCCCGGGAAAAGGAACTCATCAACAAGGAGATCACGCTTTCGCCGAACGGCACTTTCGACATCGAATACAAGACTCCGGATGGCGAAGTCGGCTGGTATGCGGTGAAGCTGGAATACACGGACGAGGTCAAGAAGTCCGAGGAGCTTCCCGAGGATGCCTATGAGGAGAAGGAACGCATCGCCGGCAATGCGACGTTCCACTTCCAGTTCCGCGTGGAGGAGTTCCGACGCAATGCCTTCGAGGTCGAGCAGAAGATCGTCGAGCCCGCGCCCGGTGTGGAAGCGGTGAAGATCGACCTGGCCGCGAACTATTACCAGGGCCAGCCGGTTGCCGCGGGCAATGCCGAACATTACACGCGGATCGCGGACGTGAACCTGTATCCGGACCGCTACCAGGACTTCCTCTTCGGCAACCATCACGAGGAGGACTGGCGCTACTGGTACCGCTACTTCAACTACCGCGAACGGGATGGGGACGACGACGAGCGCAGCACCGCCGAGGAGGGCAAGGCGCAGCTCGATGCCACCGGCAAGGCCACCTTCGGCGTGAACCTGCCGAAGGGCGACTTCCCGACCACCCGCGAGATCACCGTGAGCACGGAAGTGACGGATGCGAACAAGCAGACGCTCACCGCCAGCAGCATGGTGACCGTGCATCCGGCGGCGATCTACGTCGGCGTTTCCCGCACCGACCGTCTCGTCCGCGTGGGCGACAAGGTGCCGCTCAAGCTGGTGGCCGTGACTCCGGACGGAAAGCCGTATGGCAAGCCGGTGACGATCGAGACCGTGACCACCCGCGAGGTCAACGAGCAGTCGAAGACCGAGAACGACGAAGGTGCGACCGTGACCCGCAACGACGCGCACGAGGAACCGGTGTCCACCGGCAGCGCCACGATCCAGCCCGCCGGCAACGAAAAGGACGGCACCCTCTACGAGTTCAGCGCCACGGTGCCGGGCCGTCATTTCGTGACCTTCAAGGGTAGGGACGCGCAGGGCCATGCCTTCGCCACCACCACCACCTACTGGGTCTATGGTAGCAATGAATACCCGTGGGCCTACGAGGAGGGCATGAAGATCAAGCTGGTGGCGGAGAAGAAGTCCTACCGCCCCGGCGATGTCGCGCGCGTGCTGGTGCTTTCGCCCATCGAGGGCTCCGCGCTGGTGACGGTCGAGCGCGAGTCGGTGCTGCGTTCATTCACTGTGCCGCTGAAGGCGGACAAGCCGGTGATCGAGATCCCGCTGAACGAGGATGACGCGCCGAACGCCTTCGTCTCCGTGCTGGTAATCAAGGGCAGCAAGGATTCCGCCCGCGATTTCAAGGAGCCGCAGCTCCGTCTGGGCTACTGCGAGCTGACGGTCGAGGACGTCCGCAACCGGCTTTCCGTAAAGGTGGCTGCGGAGAACTCCACCGAGACGCTGCCGGTGAGCACCGGCGGCAGCACCACCCAGATCGCCACCTATCGCCCCGGGGATGAAGTGATCCTCGCTGGCACCGTGACCCGCGCCGACGGCTCCCCCGCCCCGGGCGCGGAAGTGACGCTGTATGCGGAGGACGAGGGCACGCTGGCGGTGATGGGTTACGAAAACCCGGACCCGATGGCATTCTTCCACGATCCGCGCGAGCTCGGCGTGAACTCCGGCACCTCGCTGGACAACTTCATTTCCGAGAATCCGGACAACCAGTCGTTCTTCAACAAGGGCTTCTTCGTCGGCGATGGCGATGACGCGGGCGGCGATCTCAGCAAGCTGCTGCGCAAGAACTTCGACCCGTGCGCGACCTGGGCACCGACCCTGGTCACCGATGCCCAAGGGAAGTTCCGCCATTCCTTCAAGGTGCCGGACACGCTGACGCGCTACCGCGTGCTGGCGGTCGCCACCGAGAAGGCCTCGCGCTTCGGCACGGTGAAGACGGACATCGTGGTGAACAAGCCGCTGATGCTGGAACCGAAGGCCCCGCGCTTCGCCAATGAGGCGGACCTCGTCACGCCGCAGGTGCTGGTGCAGAATGCGTCCGGCCATCGCGGCACGTGGAAGATCACCTTCACGCCGAATGGCGATACCGGCACGAAGCCGGTGTGCCGCGCGCTGGCGGAAACGACGCAGACGGTAACGCTCGATCCGAACGGCTCGACCACGGTCCCCTTCCCCATCGCCGTGGAAAATACGGGTGAAGCCGTACTTCGTTTCCAGGCCGAGCCGGTTTCGGTGGAAGGCGTTTCGCTGACCCCGGTGCTGGCCCGCAAGCTGGGTGACGCGGTGGAAACCCGCTTCCCGGTGAACTACCCGATGCCGCTGATCCGCCAGATGAAACTGGTGAAGCTGGCCGGTCCCGCCGCTGAAGTGGACATCCGCAGCCAGCTCGATCCCGCCTTGCTGGAGGGCAAGGGCGACCTGCAGATGGAGTTCTCGCGCTCGCTGCTGATGGAAGCCGGGGCCTCGGTGGATTACCTGCTGTCCTATCCGCACGGCTGCGTGGAGCAGACGACCTCGTCGCTGATGCCGTGGTTCGCCGTGAAGTCGCTGCGTTCCGTGGTGCCCAGCTTTGAGAAGGTGCCGGACGAGAAGGTCAAGAAGGCGATCCAGGCCGGAGCCAACCGCCTGCTCTCGATGCAACTGCCGAGCGGTGGCTTCACCTACTGGCCGGGCGGTCGTGACCGTGTGGACTGGGCCAGCTCCTATGCGGGCCTCGGTCTGGTGATGGCGGACAAGGAAGGTGCCGCCGTGCCGGAGGAAGCGATCAACAACCTCTGCAATGACCTGACCACCTCGCTGCGCGGCATCACCGACATCCGCTCGGCGTGGGACATGGAATCCGCGACCCGCGCGCTGTGGGTGCTCTCGCTGGCGGGCAAGCCGCAGCAGGCGTATCACAACCTGCTGCGCGACCGCATCGAATCCGTGCCGCCACGTGCGCGCCGTTTCCTCGCACTCGCGATCGCCGCCACCAATGCCGACAACGCGAAGGCCGAGGCGCTCGCGGTGCTGAACAGCACCAAGCCATTCAAGGCCCGCGATGACTCATGGATGCCGTGGAATCCGGATGCCGCGATGGATGTGCTGGCATGGGCCACCATCGATCCGAACTCGCCGGAAACCACCCGCACGCTCGACCGCCTCTTCCGCGACCGCAATCCCTACGGGGAATGGCGTACCACGTGGATGAACGGCTGGAGCCTGCTGGCACTCTCGACCTATGCGAAGACCGAGCCGAAGCGCGACAGCCGCATCGCGGTCACGCTCACCACGGCGAAAGGAGCCGATCCGTTCACGCTCTCGGCGGAAACTCCGGTGGCGAGCCGTTCCTTCACCACCGGCGGTCCGTTCAAAGCGACGGTGAAGTCCGATTCACCCGCGTTCATGCGCCTGAAGCTCGCCGCCAAGCCGAAGATCCAGCCGCAGCAACCGGTGGCCTCGAACGGATTGGAGATCACGCGCTTCTACGAGCGACTGAAGTCGGACGGCAAGAGCGAGCCGCTGGACCGTCCCGCCGTGGGAGATCTGGTGCGCGTAACCCTGCGCGTCACGCTGCCGAAGGATGACACGCGTTATCTGGTGGTGGAGGACCTGCTGCCGTCCGTGTTCGAAACCGTGAACAGCGACTTCGCCTCGCAGTCCGCGGCCAATGGCGGCCGCACCAGCCAGAACGATTGGGACATGTCGCACAGCGAACTGCGCGGCGACCGCGCCGTGTTCTACTTCGACCAGATCTGGCGCCGTGGCACCTACAGCGTGACCTATCTCGCGCGCTGCACGGTGCCGGGTGAAGTAACCGCTCCGCCCGCAAAGGTTGAATCGATGTACGATCCGGAGAAATTCGCGCTCTCCGCCTCGCAGATCATCCGCACGAAGTGA
- a CDS encoding ribonuclease H-like domain-containing protein, giving the protein MAGKNIVYFDLETQRSFGDVGGFANKGKMGISIAVTYSTARGTYEIYRESELDKLGEELCRADLVVGWNHMQFDYPVLQPYIFPTLAEQTINLDMMLDLEQKLGFRLKLDSAASASLGVGKTADGLDALKWWQEYKKTNDFGVLRKIAEYCAYDVKVTKCVHEYALEHGHLKYEDRGGHLQEVAVDWK; this is encoded by the coding sequence GTGGCTGGCAAGAACATCGTCTATTTCGACCTCGAAACGCAGCGCAGCTTCGGCGACGTGGGCGGTTTCGCGAACAAGGGCAAGATGGGCATCTCCATCGCCGTGACCTACAGCACCGCCCGCGGCACCTACGAGATCTACCGCGAGAGCGAACTCGACAAGCTGGGTGAAGAACTCTGCCGCGCCGATCTGGTGGTGGGCTGGAATCACATGCAGTTCGACTACCCGGTACTCCAGCCCTATATCTTTCCAACGTTGGCCGAGCAGACCATCAACCTGGACATGATGCTCGACCTCGAGCAAAAGCTCGGATTCCGCCTCAAGCTGGACTCCGCCGCCTCCGCCTCGCTCGGCGTGGGCAAGACCGCGGATGGTTTGGATGCCCTGAAATGGTGGCAAGAGTATAAGAAAACCAACGACTTCGGTGTTCTGCGCAAGATCGCCGAGTACTGCGCCTACGACGTGAAGGTCACCAAGTGCGTCCACGAATACGCCTTGGAACACGGCCACCTCAAATACGAGGACCGCGGCGGCCACCTTCAGGAAGTCGCCGTGGATTGGAAGTGA
- a CDS encoding glyoxalase superfamily protein, giving the protein MKLGAITPILRIFDEDKAREFYVGFLGFQVDWEHRFDENAPLYQQVSRDGCVLHLSGHFGDGCPGSAIRIETTGVSELQADLIAKRYKHARPGLEKTEWGTLEVRLTDPFGNRLTFSEPAPTE; this is encoded by the coding sequence ATGAAACTCGGTGCGATCACTCCCATCCTGCGGATCTTCGATGAAGACAAGGCCCGCGAGTTCTACGTCGGGTTCCTCGGCTTCCAGGTCGATTGGGAGCACCGCTTTGACGAAAACGCACCGCTCTACCAGCAGGTGTCCCGGGATGGCTGCGTGCTGCACCTTTCCGGCCATTTCGGCGATGGCTGCCCGGGCAGCGCGATCCGGATCGAGACCACCGGCGTGTCCGAACTCCAGGCCGACCTGATCGCCAAGCGCTACAAGCACGCCCGGCCCGGGCTGGAGAAAACCGAGTGGGGCACGCTGGAGGTGCGCCTCACCGACCCCTTCGGCAACCGGCTGACCTTTTCCGAACCGGCTCCCACGGAGTGA
- the eutC gene encoding ethanolamine ammonia-lyase subunit EutC, with product MNDPWQHLRGFTAARIALGRAGGSLPTAPLLDFRLSHARAKDAVLAPFDPLDLAEKLSGLHGHPLVLESRALDRATYLRRPDYGRALSQHSRELLEDVDRSADLAIVLSDGLSTRAVMEQAVPLLSALLPLLVKDGWIVAPLCIVRHGRVAIQDEVGGLLGAKLSLMLLGERPGLGSPDSLGAYFTFSPEAGKTDADRNCVSNIRPEGLAPELAARKLHALLTASYRLGLSGIGLKDDTPVMGLGGVTGIEG from the coding sequence GTGAACGATCCGTGGCAGCACCTGCGCGGGTTCACGGCGGCGCGGATCGCGCTCGGGCGAGCGGGCGGCAGCTTGCCAACGGCACCTTTGCTGGATTTCCGGCTGTCCCATGCGCGGGCGAAGGATGCGGTGCTCGCGCCGTTCGATCCGCTGGATCTCGCGGAGAAATTGTCCGGCCTGCACGGTCACCCACTGGTGTTGGAGAGCCGGGCGCTGGACCGGGCGACCTATCTTCGACGGCCGGACTACGGACGCGCGCTGTCACAGCACTCGCGGGAGTTACTGGAGGATGTGGACCGTAGCGCGGATCTCGCGATCGTGCTCTCGGACGGGCTTTCCACGCGGGCGGTGATGGAGCAGGCGGTGCCGCTGCTTTCCGCGCTGCTGCCGCTGCTGGTGAAGGATGGCTGGATCGTCGCGCCACTGTGCATCGTCCGTCACGGGCGGGTCGCGATCCAGGATGAGGTCGGCGGGCTGCTGGGCGCGAAGCTGAGCCTGATGCTGCTGGGCGAGCGCCCCGGGCTGGGTTCGCCGGACAGTCTGGGGGCGTATTTCACGTTTTCGCCGGAGGCGGGGAAAACGGACGCGGACCGCAACTGCGTCTCGAACATCCGCCCGGAGGGATTGGCTCCGGAGCTGGCGGCGAGGAAACTCCACGCGCTGCTGACCGCGTCTTACCGGCTCGGCTTGAGCGGGATCGGATTGAAGGACGACACGCCGGTGATGGGCCTTGGGGGCGTAACTGGGATCGAAGGATAG
- a CDS encoding ethanolamine ammonia-lyase subunit EutB, producing MSYHFQLGRDFHSFPDLKTLLAKATPLRSGDQLAGVAAANAEERVAAQMRLSEVPLATFLEEWVIPYEEDEVTRLIADRHDRTAFAPVSGLTVGEFREWLLDYRTTSDELAAVAPGLTPEMVAAVSKIMGNQDLILAAKKATVITRFRNTIGLPGRMSVRLQPNHPTDDARGIAASILDGLLYGCGDATIGINPATDNPAACGVLLRLMDRLITEYNIPTQSCVLTHVTNTMRCIENGDPVDLIFQSIAGTEAANKSFGISLDLLREAHRMGLELNRGTVGNNVMYFETGQGSCLSANAHHGVDQQTLEARAHAVAREFSPLLCNTVVGFIGPEYLYDGKQIIRAGLEDHFCGKLLGVPMGCDICYTNHADADQDDMDTLLTLLGVAGCTFIMGVPGADDIMLNYQSTSFHDSRYIRQVLGLRAAPEFEAWLEQMRITNAAQQLLPVGERHALLLSGEVAS from the coding sequence ATGTCGTATCACTTCCAACTCGGCCGGGATTTCCACTCGTTCCCGGATCTGAAAACGCTGCTGGCGAAGGCGACCCCGCTGCGTTCCGGCGATCAACTCGCAGGTGTGGCGGCGGCGAATGCGGAGGAACGCGTGGCCGCGCAGATGCGGCTTTCCGAGGTGCCGCTGGCGACGTTTCTGGAGGAATGGGTGATCCCGTATGAGGAGGATGAGGTCACACGCTTGATCGCGGACCGACATGACCGTACGGCCTTCGCGCCGGTGTCGGGTTTGACGGTGGGAGAGTTCCGCGAGTGGCTGCTGGATTACCGGACGACCTCGGATGAACTCGCCGCCGTGGCTCCCGGGCTCACTCCGGAAATGGTCGCCGCGGTGAGCAAGATCATGGGCAACCAGGATCTCATTCTCGCGGCGAAGAAAGCGACCGTCATCACGCGTTTTCGCAACACCATCGGCCTGCCCGGCAGGATGAGCGTGCGGCTCCAGCCGAACCACCCGACCGATGACGCCCGCGGCATCGCGGCCTCCATTCTCGACGGTCTGCTCTACGGCTGCGGCGATGCCACCATCGGCATCAATCCCGCCACCGACAATCCCGCCGCGTGCGGCGTGCTGCTGCGGCTGATGGACCGGCTCATCACGGAATACAACATCCCCACCCAGAGCTGCGTGCTCACGCATGTGACGAACACGATGCGCTGCATCGAGAACGGCGATCCGGTGGATCTCATCTTCCAATCCATCGCGGGTACGGAGGCGGCGAACAAGAGCTTCGGCATCTCGCTCGACCTGCTTCGCGAGGCGCATCGCATGGGCCTCGAACTCAACCGCGGCACGGTGGGGAACAACGTGATGTATTTCGAAACGGGCCAAGGTTCCTGTCTCTCCGCGAACGCACATCACGGCGTGGACCAACAGACACTGGAAGCACGCGCGCATGCGGTGGCGCGGGAGTTCTCGCCGCTGCTGTGCAATACCGTGGTGGGGTTCATCGGACCGGAGTACCTCTACGATGGGAAGCAGATCATCCGCGCCGGACTGGAGGATCATTTCTGCGGCAAGCTGCTCGGAGTGCCGATGGGCTGCGACATCTGCTACACCAATCACGCGGATGCGGATCAGGATGACATGGACACGCTGCTCACGCTGCTCGGCGTGGCGGGCTGCACCTTCATCATGGGTGTGCCGGGCGCGGACGACATCATGCTGAACTACCAGTCCACGTCCTTCCACGACAGCCGCTACATCCGCCAGGTGCTCGGCCTGCGGGCTGCGCCGGAATTCGAGGCGTGGCTGGAGCAGATGCGGATCACGAATGCCGCGCAGCAGTTGCTGCCGGTGGGCGAGCGACACGCGCTGCTGTTGAGCGGGGAGGTGGCGTCGTGA
- a CDS encoding bleomycin resistance protein, which translates to MQTHGSATTFHVSDVEAALRFYTEVLGFAERFRFGDYAGVEHGSVQIHLSGPAATNKRQTGQGGLYIFCDDVDGYHAEITAKGARAQAPPRDYEYGMRDFVIEDPDGNLVAFGKESDPKT; encoded by the coding sequence ATGCAAACCCATGGCAGCGCCACGACCTTCCACGTCTCCGATGTCGAAGCCGCGCTGCGGTTCTACACGGAGGTGCTGGGGTTCGCGGAGCGTTTCCGCTTCGGCGATTACGCGGGCGTCGAGCATGGCTCGGTGCAGATCCATCTCTCCGGCCCGGCGGCGACGAACAAGCGCCAGACCGGCCAGGGCGGCCTCTACATCTTCTGCGATGACGTGGACGGCTATCACGCGGAGATCACCGCAAAGGGCGCGCGTGCGCAGGCACCACCGCGCGACTACGAATACGGGATGCGCGATTTCGTGATCGAAGACCCGGACGGCAATCTCGTGGCCTTCGGGAAGGAATCCGATCCGAAGACCTGA
- a CDS encoding helix-turn-helix transcriptional regulator, whose protein sequence is MKNRLRELRAAKGWTQDELGKRVKVSRQAINALETGKHDPSLDLAFRLAVEFGLPVEQVFENPYPEA, encoded by the coding sequence ATGAAGAACCGCCTCAGAGAGCTGCGCGCCGCGAAGGGCTGGACCCAGGATGAACTGGGCAAGCGCGTGAAAGTCTCGCGTCAGGCGATCAATGCGCTGGAAACCGGCAAGCACGATCCCTCGCTCGATCTCGCCTTCCGCCTCGCCGTGGAATTCGGCCTGCCGGTGGAGCAGGTCTTCGAGAATCCGTATCCGGAGGCCTAG
- a CDS encoding family 16 glycoside hydrolase encodes MKIPLLALLFAIPALAGETVRPLDKPDAWEFGDKAAWVWGKDGADTVLTLKTPSDFKPKVRSPFNLAWFTPKEFKSFTLTVDARLTKFDKTNNDLCIAFAKQDESRFYYAHLGVRADDVHDQIHLVDHADRKAITATRGTGIPWKPGTWHKVKLVHDTATGDITVWFDDMTKPVLTAKDKTLDHGRIGIGSFDDLGEFKNLVIEEK; translated from the coding sequence ATGAAAATCCCGCTCCTCGCCTTGCTTTTCGCAATCCCGGCTCTCGCCGGGGAAACCGTCCGGCCGCTCGACAAACCCGACGCGTGGGAATTCGGCGACAAGGCAGCCTGGGTCTGGGGCAAGGATGGCGCGGACACCGTGCTCACCCTCAAGACGCCCTCCGACTTCAAACCGAAGGTCCGCAGCCCCTTCAACCTCGCTTGGTTCACGCCGAAGGAGTTCAAATCCTTCACCCTCACCGTCGATGCGCGGCTGACCAAGTTCGACAAGACCAACAACGACCTCTGCATCGCCTTCGCGAAGCAGGATGAGAGCCGCTTCTACTACGCCCACCTCGGCGTCCGCGCCGATGACGTCCATGACCAGATCCACCTCGTGGACCACGCCGACCGCAAGGCCATCACCGCCACCCGCGGCACCGGCATTCCGTGGAAGCCCGGCACCTGGCACAAGGTGAAGCTCGTCCACGACACCGCCACCGGCGACATCACCGTCTGGTTCGATGACATGACCAAGCCCGTCCTCACCGCCAAGGACAAGACCCTCGACCACGGCAGGATCGGCATCGGCTCCTTCGATGACCTCGGCGAGTTCAAGAACCTCGTGATCGAGGAGAAATAG